The Glycine soja cultivar W05 chromosome 8, ASM419377v2, whole genome shotgun sequence genome has a window encoding:
- the LOC114421287 gene encoding probable auxin efflux carrier component 1c encodes MITLTDFYHVMTAMVPLYVAMILAYGSVKWWKIFSPDQCSGINRFVALFAVPLLSFHFIASNNPYEMNFRFIAADTLQKMIVLVVLGIWANVSKRGCLEWTITLFSISTLPNTLVMGIPLLKGMYGEFSGSLMVQIVVLQCIIWYTLMLFMFEYRGARLLISEQFPDTAGTIVSIHVDSDVMSLDGRQHPLETDAQIKEDGKLHVTVRKSNASRSDIFSRRSQGFSSTTPRPSNLTNAEIYSLQSSRNPTPRGSSFNHTDFYSMMAAGRNSNFGANDVYGLSASRGPTPRPSNYDEDASNNNNGKPRYHYPAAGTGTGTGTGTGTGHYPAPNPGMFSPTASKNVAKKPDDPNKDLHMFVWSSSASPVSDVFGGGHEYDHKELKLTVSPGKVEGNINRDTQEEYQPEKDEFSFGNRGIEDEHEGEKVGNGNPKTMPPASVMTRLILIMVWRKLIRNPNTYSSLIGLTWSLISFRWNVKMPAIIAKSISILSDAGLGMAMFSLGLFMALQPRIIACGNSTAAFSMAVRFLTGPAVMAAASIAVGLKGVLLHVAIVQAALPQGIVPFVFAKEYNVHPDILSTGVIFGMLIALPITLVYYILLGL; translated from the exons ATGATAACGTTAACCGACTTTTACCATGTGATGACCGCAATGGTGCCACTGTACGTGGCCATGATACTCGCCTACGGCTCCGTGAAATGGTGGAAAATCTTCTCCCCGGACCAATGCTCTGGCATCAACCGGTTCGTTGCTCTGTTTGCCGTCCCTCTGCTCTCGTTCCACTTCATAGCCTCCAACAACCCCTACGAAATGAACTTCCGGTTCATCGCCGCCGACACGCTCCAGAAGATGATCGTGTTGGTTGTCCTGGGCATCTGGGCGAACGTGAGCAAGAGAGGGTGCTTGGAGTGGACCATAACGCTGTTCTCCATCTCCACCCTCCCAAACACGCTTGTGATGGGAATCCCCTTGCTCAAAGGCATGTACGGCGAGTTCTCGGGGAGTCTGATGGTCCAAATTGTGGTCCTCCAGTGCATCATCTGGTACACCTTGATGCTCTTCATGTTCGAGTACAGAGGCGCCAGATTGTTGATCTCTGAGCAGTTCCCAGACACTGCCGGTACCATTGTCTCCATCCATGTCGACTCTGATGTCATGTCTCTTGACGGACGACAGCACCCTCTGGAAACCGATGCCCAAATCAAAGAGGACGGCAAGCTCCACGTCACTGTCAGAAAATCCAACGCTTCCAGATCCGACATCTTTTCTAGAAGGTCCCAGGGCTTCTCTTCCACCACCCCTCGCCCTTCCAATCTCACCAATGCTGAGATTTACTCTCTTCAGTCCTCTCGAAACCCTACTCCACGTGGCTCCAGTTTCAACCACACCGATTTCTACTCCATGATGGCTGCTGGTCGTAATTCTAACTTTGGTGCCAACGATGTTTATGGCCtttctgcttccagaggaccaACTCCCAGACCTTCCAATTACGACGAGGATGCTTCTAATAATAACAATGGGAAGCCGAGGTACCACTACCCTGCTGCTGGAACAGGAACAGGAACAGGAACGGGAACGGGAACAGGGCACTACCCTGCTCCTAACCCTGGCATGTTCTCTCCCACTGCTTCTAAAAACGTCGCCAAGAAGCCAGACGATCCAAATAAGGACCTTCATATGTTCGTTTGGAGTTCAAGTGCTTCCCCGGTTTCGGATGTGTTTGGTGGTGGACATGAATATGATCATAAAGAACTCAAGTTAACTGTATCTCCAGGAAAAg TGGAGGGTAATATTAATAGAGACACTCAAGAGGAGTACCAGCCAGAGAAAGATGAATTTAGTTTTGGAAACAGAGGGATTGAGGATGAGCATGAAGGTGAGAAAGTTGGAAACGGAAATCCAAAAACAATGCCTCCAGCAAGTGTAATGACGAGGCTTATTTTGATCATGGTGTGGAGGAAACTTATCAGAAACCCCAACACCTACTCCAGCCTAATCGGCCTAACTTGGTCACTCATTTCATTCAG GTGGAACGtaaaaatgccagccataattGCCAAGTCTATTTCGATATTGTCAGATGCAGGGCTTGGGATGGCCATGTTTAGTCTTG GTCTGTTCATGGCTTTGCAACCGAGGATCATAGCATGTGGAAATTCCACAGCAGCTTTTTCTATGGCCGTGAGATTCCTTACAGGTCCAGCTGTCATGGCAGCTGCTTCCATTGCTGTTGGACTCAAAGGCGTTCTCTTGCACGTTGCTATTGTTCAG GCAGCTCTTCCTCAAGGAATTGTCCCATTTGTCTTTGCCAAGGAATACAATGTACATCCTGATATTCTCAGTACGGG TGTTATTTTTGGGATGTTGATTGCATTGCCCATTACGCTCGTGTACTACATCTTGCTGGGGTTATGA